Proteins from a single region of Novosphingobium sp. CECT 9465:
- a CDS encoding S1C family serine protease translates to MLLFSGLLAQLAHADPADISAASRSVVRVVIIESDGDRANLITHGTGFAVTPNLIVTNAHVVEQLRDDDTLIAGVVPAEGRNGYPARLVAYSPGNDLALLRIEGGGTLTPITLFPGAPDDGAEVYAVGYPGNVDLAQGLSMGDLVTPQAAVKTRGYLSGGRSSRSFDTLLHTAPLGAGNSGGPLLDACGRVLGVNSFGTVSDNGTDSAFYFAISMRELSAFLRRANVDARNSGLPCRSIADLDRAEAARAAGDQARQAAAAEAQAQSRQRAADKARRDAEMAVLSERDNGLALAALLLVGALGAGGWAMVQASKRRGRFQRKHVIGAAALLLAAVITWFLRPSLDSIDRRARELQEQPAPASSESTAPTEQTADAGAMICVLDPQRSRVTVSDITDVTLDWTQDGCVNGKSQYGLAQDGWSRVLVPGEEEAISLNTFDPATRTYTVERFLVGLDVMTKARAERARLGAPACGAGEEAARKFGENQQAIKALLPPEPNERMRYNCQTAP, encoded by the coding sequence TTGCTCCTTTTCTCCGGCCTGCTCGCGCAGCTTGCCCATGCCGATCCGGCGGATATCTCCGCTGCCAGCCGCTCGGTCGTGCGCGTCGTCATCATCGAAAGCGATGGCGACCGCGCCAACCTGATTACCCATGGCACCGGCTTTGCGGTGACGCCCAACCTGATCGTCACCAATGCCCATGTGGTCGAACAACTGCGCGATGACGATACGCTGATTGCGGGCGTCGTGCCCGCCGAGGGTCGCAACGGCTATCCGGCGCGGCTTGTTGCCTATTCTCCCGGCAATGACCTTGCGCTGCTGCGCATCGAAGGCGGCGGCACTCTTACCCCGATCACGCTATTTCCCGGCGCGCCTGACGATGGCGCAGAAGTCTATGCCGTGGGCTATCCCGGCAACGTCGATCTGGCGCAGGGGCTGTCGATGGGAGACCTCGTCACGCCGCAGGCCGCGGTCAAGACGCGCGGCTATCTCTCAGGTGGGCGATCCTCGCGCTCGTTCGACACCCTGCTGCACACCGCGCCGCTGGGCGCGGGGAATTCGGGCGGGCCACTGCTCGACGCCTGCGGGCGTGTGCTGGGCGTCAATTCGTTCGGCACGGTAAGCGACAACGGAACCGATTCGGCGTTCTACTTCGCGATTTCGATGCGCGAACTCTCGGCGTTCCTGCGCCGCGCGAATGTGGATGCCCGCAACAGCGGGCTGCCGTGCCGATCCATCGCAGACCTCGACCGTGCCGAAGCCGCGCGCGCGGCAGGCGATCAGGCGCGCCAGGCCGCCGCCGCCGAAGCGCAGGCGCAATCACGCCAGCGCGCTGCCGACAAGGCGCGTCGCGACGCCGAAATGGCGGTTCTTTCGGAACGCGACAACGGCCTTGCCCTTGCCGCGCTGCTGCTGGTCGGCGCGCTGGGCGCGGGCGGGTGGGCCATGGTCCAGGCCTCGAAGCGGCGCGGCCGGTTCCAGCGCAAGCACGTGATCGGGGCCGCTGCGCTGCTGCTGGCCGCCGTAATCACATGGTTCCTGCGTCCATCGCTCGATTCCATCGATCGGCGCGCACGTGAATTGCAGGAGCAGCCCGCGCCCGCTTCCAGCGAAAGCACCGCTCCGACCGAGCAGACCGCTGACGCAGGCGCCATGATCTGTGTGCTCGATCCGCAGCGCAGCCGCGTGACCGTGTCCGACATTACCGACGTGACGCTCGACTGGACGCAGGATGGCTGCGTCAACGGCAAATCGCAATATGGACTGGCGCAGGACGGTTGGTCGCGCGTCCTCGTGCCCGGCGAGGAAGAGGCGATTTCGCTGAACACCTTTGATCCCGCCACGCGAACGTACACGGTCGAGCGATTTCTTGTCGGTCTGGACGTGATGACGAAGGCCCGCGCCGAGCGCGCCAGACTCGGTGCCCCGGCGTGCGGGGCAGGCGAAGAGGCAGCGCGAAAGTTCGGCGAAAACCAGCAGGCAATCAAGGCGCTGCTCCCGCCGGAGCCGAATGAGCGCATGCGTTACAACTGCCAGACAGCACCCTGA
- a CDS encoding F0F1 ATP synthase subunit delta, whose amino-acid sequence MEISGGITASLSGRYASALFDLANEQGFIAAVEGDLEKVGAALSESADLTALIHNPQVSREAAASAVGGVAGLLGLSDLTKNFLGVLAGNRRLSALPDVIRAFAQIAAAHRGEATAEVTSAHPLDDAQLAALAEKLKVREGKDIKLKTNVDPDILGGLVVKIGSQMIDSSIRTRLNSLAMAMKA is encoded by the coding sequence GTGGAGATTTCCGGCGGCATTACAGCCAGCTTGTCAGGGCGTTACGCTTCGGCGTTGTTCGATCTGGCGAATGAACAGGGCTTCATTGCCGCTGTGGAAGGCGATCTGGAAAAGGTCGGCGCTGCCTTGAGCGAATCGGCCGACCTCACCGCCCTTATCCACAACCCGCAAGTCAGCCGCGAAGCTGCTGCATCTGCGGTGGGTGGCGTGGCGGGTCTGCTCGGCCTTTCGGACCTGACGAAGAATTTTCTCGGCGTTCTCGCAGGCAACCGTCGTTTGTCGGCGTTGCCCGATGTGATCCGCGCCTTTGCACAGATCGCTGCCGCGCATCGCGGCGAAGCAACCGCCGAAGTGACCAGCGCTCACCCGCTCGACGATGCCCAGCTCGCTGCCCTTGCTGAAAAGCTCAAGGTCCGCGAAGGCAAGGACATCAAGCTCAAGACCAACGTCGATCCCGATATTCTCGGTGGCCTTGTCGTGAAAATCGGCAGCCAGATGATCGACAGTTCGATCCGCACCCGTCTCAATTCCCTCGCCATGGCGATGAAGGCTTGA
- the atpA gene encoding F0F1 ATP synthase subunit alpha, with protein MEIRAAEISKVIKDQIASFGTEAQVSEVGSVLSVGDGIARIHGLDQVQAGEMVEFSNGVKGMALNLEADNVGVVIFGSDAEIKEGDVVKRTGTIVDVPVGKGLLGRVVDGLGNPIDGKGPIEYTERKRVEVKAPGIIPRQSVSEPVQTGLKAIDALVPVGRGQRELIIGDRQTGKTAVAIDTFINQKGPNAGDDESKKLYCIYVAIGQKRSTVAQIVRQLEENGAMEYSIVVAATASEPAPLQYLAPYTGVTMGEFFRDNGMHAVIVYDDLSKQAVAYRQMSLLLRRPPGREAYPGDVFYLHSRLLERAAKMNDSLGGGSLTALPIIETQAGDVSAYIPTNVISITDGQIFLETGLFYQGIRPAINVGLSVSRVGSAAQTKAMKKVAGSIKLELAQYREMAAFAQFGSDLDASTQKLLNRGSRLTELLKQPQFSPLGFEEQTVVIFAGTNGYLDSIPVNRVGEYEAELLSYLRTQKADLLAEIRTTKDLGNDTKAKVVEALTAFGKQFA; from the coding sequence ATGGAAATCCGCGCCGCTGAAATCTCGAAGGTCATCAAGGACCAGATCGCCAGCTTCGGCACCGAAGCCCAGGTCTCGGAAGTCGGTTCCGTGCTCTCGGTGGGTGACGGTATCGCCCGCATCCACGGCCTTGACCAGGTACAGGCCGGCGAGATGGTCGAATTCTCGAATGGCGTCAAAGGCATGGCCCTCAACCTCGAAGCCGATAACGTCGGCGTCGTGATCTTCGGCTCGGACGCCGAAATCAAGGAAGGCGATGTCGTCAAGCGCACCGGCACCATCGTCGACGTTCCCGTCGGCAAGGGCCTGCTCGGTCGCGTGGTTGACGGTCTCGGCAACCCAATCGATGGCAAAGGCCCGATCGAGTACACCGAGCGCAAGCGCGTTGAAGTCAAGGCGCCGGGCATCATCCCGCGCCAGTCGGTTTCGGAACCCGTCCAGACCGGCCTCAAGGCGATTGACGCCCTCGTCCCCGTTGGCCGCGGCCAGCGCGAACTGATCATCGGTGACCGTCAGACCGGCAAGACCGCCGTCGCGATCGATACCTTCATCAACCAGAAGGGCCCGAACGCGGGCGATGACGAGAGCAAGAAGCTTTACTGCATCTATGTCGCCATCGGCCAGAAGCGTTCGACCGTCGCCCAGATCGTGCGCCAGCTCGAAGAGAACGGCGCGATGGAATATTCCATCGTCGTGGCCGCAACCGCTTCGGAACCGGCTCCGCTGCAGTACCTCGCGCCTTACACCGGCGTGACCATGGGCGAATTCTTCCGCGACAACGGCATGCATGCTGTCATCGTGTACGACGATCTTTCCAAGCAGGCTGTGGCCTATCGCCAGATGTCCTTGCTGCTGCGTCGTCCTCCGGGCCGCGAAGCGTATCCCGGCGACGTGTTCTATCTCCACAGCCGCCTGCTTGAGCGCGCTGCAAAGATGAACGATTCGCTGGGTGGCGGTTCGCTGACGGCTCTGCCGATCATCGAAACCCAGGCGGGTGACGTTTCGGCCTACATCCCGACCAACGTGATTTCGATCACCGACGGCCAGATCTTCCTTGAAACGGGCCTGTTCTACCAGGGCATCCGTCCGGCCATCAACGTCGGCCTCTCGGTCTCGCGCGTCGGTTCGGCCGCACAGACCAAGGCGATGAAGAAGGTTGCCGGGTCGATCAAGCTGGAGCTGGCGCAGTACCGCGAAATGGCGGCCTTCGCGCAGTTCGGTTCGGACCTCGATGCTTCGACCCAGAAGCTGCTCAACCGTGGTTCGCGCCTGACCGAGCTGCTCAAGCAGCCCCAGTTCTCGCCGCTCGGTTTCGAAGAGCAGACCGTGGTGATCTTCGCTGGCACCAACGGCTACCTGGACAGCATCCCGGTGAACCGCGTTGGCGAATACGAAGCCGAACTGCTCAGCTACCTGCGTACGCAGAAGGCTGATCTGCTGGCCGAGATCCGCACGACCAAGGACCTGGGCAATGATACCAAGGCCAAGGTCGTCGAAGCGCTCACCGCCTTCGGCAAGCAGTTCGCTTAA
- a CDS encoding F0F1 ATP synthase subunit gamma, which yields MASLKELKGRINSVKSTQKITKAKQMVAAAKLRKAQAAAEAARPYASRLAEVMGSLATKVAGQDNGPLLMRGTGADQRHLLVVVNTDKGLCGGLNSNIVKEAKLQARALEAAGKTVTFYLVGKKGRAPLKRDYPNAIAKNFDTSLVRTPGFDEASAIAHELIALFEAGKFDVAHLIAPKFKSALAQDPVTEQLIPVPAPAATTESGSVVEYEPSEEEILEELLPRYVTTQVFGALLEREASEQGASMTAMDNATRNAGDLIQKLTIQYNRSRQAAITTELIEIIAGAEAL from the coding sequence GTGGCTTCACTCAAGGAACTCAAGGGCCGCATCAACTCGGTCAAGTCGACCCAGAAGATCACCAAGGCCAAGCAGATGGTTGCGGCGGCAAAGCTGCGCAAGGCGCAGGCTGCGGCTGAAGCCGCGCGCCCCTATGCCAGCCGTCTGGCCGAAGTGATGGGCAGCCTTGCCACCAAGGTTGCAGGGCAGGACAACGGCCCTCTGCTGATGCGCGGCACCGGCGCTGACCAGCGCCACCTCCTCGTCGTGGTCAACACCGACAAGGGCCTCTGCGGCGGCTTGAACTCGAACATCGTCAAGGAAGCCAAGCTTCAGGCGCGCGCGCTTGAAGCTGCGGGAAAGACCGTGACGTTCTATCTGGTCGGCAAGAAGGGCCGCGCGCCGCTGAAGCGCGATTACCCCAATGCCATCGCCAAGAACTTCGACACCAGTCTCGTGCGTACGCCCGGCTTCGATGAAGCCAGCGCCATCGCGCACGAACTGATCGCGCTGTTCGAAGCCGGCAAGTTCGACGTCGCGCACCTGATCGCGCCGAAGTTCAAGTCGGCTCTGGCGCAGGACCCGGTCACCGAACAGCTGATCCCGGTCCCCGCGCCTGCCGCCACGACCGAATCCGGTTCGGTTGTGGAATACGAGCCGAGCGAAGAGGAAATCCTCGAAGAACTGCTGCCGCGCTATGTCACGACGCAGGTCTTCGGTGCGCTGCTCGAACGCGAAGCCTCCGAACAGGGCGCGTCGATGACCGCGATGGACAACGCCACGCGCAACGCAGGCGACCTGATCCAGAAGCTGACGATCCAGTACAACCGCAGCCGTCAGGCCGCGATCACCACCGAACTCATCGAAATCATCGCTGGCGCTGAAGCGCTTTGA
- the atpD gene encoding F0F1 ATP synthase subunit beta, with protein MATVLTSTGKISQVIGAVVDVTFDGELPSILSALETDNNGNRLVLEVAQHLGENTVRTIAMDSTDGLTRGQSVRDTGAQISVPVGPMTLGRIMNVIGEPIDERGPVGAAKTAPIHAKAPEFIDQSTEAAILVTGIKVIDLLAPYARGGKIGLFGGAGVGKTVLIQELINNIAKGHGGVSVFAGVGERTREGNDLYHEFLDAGVIAKDADGNPTPDGSKVALVFGQMNEPPGARARVALSGLTMAEYFRDEEGQDVLFFVDNIFRFTQAGSEVSALLGRIPSAVGYQPTLATDMGQLQERITSTTKGSITSVQAIYVPADDLTDPAPAASFAHLDATTTLNRAISELGIYPAVDPLDSTSRVLTPAVVGEEHYQTARRVQETLQKYKSLQDIIAILGMDELSEEDKLTVARARKIQRFLSQPFHVAEVFTGISGKFVQVEDTVKSFKAVVDGEYDHLPEAAFYMVGGIDEAVEKAKKLAADA; from the coding sequence ATGGCCACCGTGCTCACCTCTACCGGCAAGATCAGCCAGGTCATCGGCGCCGTCGTCGACGTGACCTTCGACGGCGAACTGCCATCGATCCTCTCGGCGCTCGAAACCGACAACAACGGCAACCGCCTCGTTCTCGAAGTTGCGCAGCACCTCGGTGAAAACACCGTCCGCACCATCGCGATGGACTCGACCGACGGTCTGACCCGTGGCCAATCAGTACGCGATACCGGCGCGCAGATCTCGGTGCCAGTTGGCCCGATGACGCTGGGCCGCATCATGAACGTGATCGGTGAACCGATTGACGAACGTGGCCCGGTTGGCGCTGCCAAGACCGCCCCGATCCACGCCAAGGCCCCGGAATTCATCGACCAGTCGACCGAAGCCGCGATCCTCGTGACCGGCATCAAGGTCATCGACCTCCTCGCCCCTTATGCACGCGGCGGCAAGATCGGCCTGTTCGGCGGCGCAGGCGTTGGCAAGACGGTTCTCATTCAGGAACTGATCAACAACATCGCCAAGGGCCACGGCGGCGTTTCGGTCTTTGCAGGCGTGGGTGAACGCACCCGCGAAGGCAACGACCTTTACCACGAATTCCTCGACGCCGGCGTTATCGCCAAGGACGCCGATGGTAACCCGACGCCAGACGGTTCGAAGGTTGCGCTGGTGTTCGGCCAGATGAACGAGCCTCCGGGCGCCCGCGCTCGCGTTGCTCTGTCGGGTCTGACCATGGCAGAATACTTCCGCGACGAAGAAGGCCAGGACGTGCTGTTCTTCGTGGACAACATCTTCCGCTTTACCCAGGCAGGTTCGGAAGTGTCGGCTCTGCTCGGCCGTATTCCTTCGGCCGTGGGCTACCAGCCGACGCTCGCCACCGACATGGGCCAGCTGCAGGAACGCATCACCTCGACCACCAAGGGTTCGATCACCTCGGTTCAGGCGATTTACGTTCCCGCCGACGACCTTACCGACCCTGCGCCAGCCGCTTCGTTCGCCCACCTGGACGCAACGACCACGCTGAACCGCGCGATTTCGGAACTCGGCATCTATCCGGCGGTCGATCCGCTCGACTCGACCTCGCGCGTCCTGACGCCCGCCGTAGTCGGTGAAGAGCACTACCAGACCGCCCGCCGCGTTCAGGAAACGCTGCAGAAGTACAAGTCGCTGCAGGACATCATCGCGATCCTGGGCATGGACGAGCTTTCGGAAGAAGATAAGCTCACCGTCGCTCGCGCCCGCAAGATCCAGCGCTTCCTCAGCCAGCCGTTCCACGTGGCTGAAGTGTTCACCGGCATCAGCGGCAAGTTCGTGCAGGTCGAAGACACCGTGAAGTCGTTCAAGGCAGTCGTCGACGGCGAATACGATCACCTTCCCGAAGCCGCGTTCTACATGGTCGGCGGCATCGACGAAGCGGTCGAAAAGGCCAAGAAGCTGGCTGCCGACGCCTGA
- a CDS encoding ATP synthase F1 subunit epsilon, with amino-acid sequence MLHFELVTPARLVRSEEVHMVVVPGTDGEFGVLEGHAPFMSTVKDGSIKVYKSAGATPEEIKVQGGFAEVGVNGLTVLAEHVEG; translated from the coding sequence ATGCTGCACTTCGAACTCGTCACCCCGGCCCGCCTCGTCCGTTCGGAAGAGGTCCACATGGTCGTCGTTCCCGGCACCGACGGTGAATTCGGCGTGCTGGAAGGCCATGCGCCGTTCATGTCCACGGTCAAGGACGGCTCGATCAAGGTCTACAAGTCAGCAGGCGCAACGCCCGAAGAGATCAAGGTCCAGGGCGGCTTTGCCGAAGTCGGCGTGAATGGTCTGACGGTTCTGGCAGAACACGTCGAAGGCTGA
- a CDS encoding aminomethyl transferase family protein yields MSQTLEQVIQNAGDLVHFVRNQQVGPNVYPGVPSEFSNWRAEQWAWGHTAVLYNQSYHMVDLAVKGPDAFAMLEHLGINSFKNFQPDRAKQFVPVTPDGYVIGDVILFYLDENHFNLVGRAPTIEWVEFHAASGNWNVTVERDERWAMRTDGKRNSYRFQVQGPNAMKIIEKAIGQTPPDLKFFHMTRLTIGGREVRALRHGMAGQPGFELMGPWEDYGAVHSALVEAGKAFGMALVGGRAYSSNTLESGWIPSPFPAIYTGEALAPYRAWLSANSYEAKCSVGGSYVPETIEGYYTTPWDLGYGPFVKFDHDFIGRAALEKMAAEGKHRTKVTLALDNEDVMRVQSSALSTGDRAKFMEYPSAVYSMHPFDQVLADGKLVGLSTWIGYTANEGKFLTLAMMEPGFETPGTEVTLLWGEPNGGTTKPTVEPHVQTEIKAVVSAVPYVAAARDNYAEGWRTKK; encoded by the coding sequence ATGTCCCAAACCCTCGAACAGGTCATCCAGAACGCCGGTGATCTCGTCCACTTCGTCCGCAACCAGCAAGTCGGGCCGAACGTCTATCCTGGCGTGCCGTCCGAATTTTCCAACTGGCGTGCCGAACAGTGGGCTTGGGGTCACACAGCGGTGCTTTACAACCAGTCGTACCACATGGTCGATCTGGCGGTGAAAGGCCCGGACGCCTTTGCGATGCTCGAACATCTTGGCATCAACTCGTTCAAGAACTTCCAGCCCGACCGTGCCAAGCAGTTCGTGCCCGTCACTCCCGATGGCTACGTGATCGGCGACGTGATCCTGTTCTACCTCGACGAGAACCACTTCAACCTCGTCGGCCGTGCGCCCACGATCGAATGGGTGGAATTCCACGCTGCCAGCGGCAACTGGAACGTCACCGTAGAACGCGACGAACGCTGGGCAATGCGCACCGACGGCAAGCGCAACTCGTATCGCTTCCAGGTCCAAGGCCCGAACGCGATGAAGATCATCGAAAAGGCCATCGGCCAGACACCGCCCGACCTCAAGTTCTTCCACATGACCCGCCTGACCATCGGCGGCAGGGAAGTGCGCGCGCTGCGTCATGGCATGGCAGGTCAACCGGGCTTTGAACTGATGGGCCCATGGGAAGACTACGGCGCCGTTCACTCAGCGCTGGTGGAAGCGGGCAAAGCGTTCGGCATGGCCTTGGTCGGTGGCCGCGCCTACTCGTCTAACACGCTGGAATCGGGCTGGATCCCCTCGCCCTTTCCGGCGATCTATACCGGCGAAGCGCTCGCGCCCTATCGCGCGTGGCTGTCCGCCAATTCCTATGAGGCCAAGTGCTCGGTCGGCGGCAGCTATGTGCCCGAAACCATCGAGGGCTATTACACCACGCCGTGGGATCTCGGCTACGGCCCGTTCGTGAAGTTCGACCATGACTTCATCGGCCGCGCCGCGCTTGAAAAGATGGCGGCAGAGGGCAAACACCGTACCAAGGTGACGCTCGCGCTCGACAACGAAGACGTGATGCGCGTCCAGTCCTCGGCACTCAGCACGGGCGACCGGGCCAAGTTCATGGAATACCCCAGCGCCGTTTACTCGATGCACCCGTTCGATCAGGTTCTGGCCGACGGCAAGCTGGTCGGCCTCTCGACCTGGATCGGCTACACCGCCAACGAAGGCAAGTTCCTCACCCTCGCGATGATGGAACCCGGCTTCGAAACCCCCGGCACCGAAGTCACCCTGCTGTGGGGCGAGCCGAACGGCGGCACCACCAAGCCCACCGTCGAACCGCACGTCCAGACCGAGATCAAGGCCGTTGTATCGGCAGTGCCTTATGTCGCCGCCGCTCGCGACAATTACGCCGAAGGCTGGCGCACGAAGAAGTAA
- a CDS encoding beta-etherase: MARNNTVTFYDLALSTGATISPFVWATKYALKHKGFDLDVVPGGFTDILERTGGKTERLPAIVDDGEFILDSWGIVEYLDEKYPDRPALIPHESVAATVKALDHWFWNVAVGPWMFCFCQDYRDLSLPQDHEYVTHSREKMLGRKLEEVQAGREDRLPAISAALEPLRAALAQHQWFGGSAPNYADYRIMGGILFTASVCKTPVLANDDPLRGWIERCLDLFGGLGRHPGLFPLFGLEQREGDPDLFNRAAGQGGIYKRNTGPDSTRAETQRITEGMNA; this comes from the coding sequence ATGGCCCGGAACAACACCGTAACCTTCTATGATCTCGCGCTTAGTACGGGCGCTACGATCAGCCCGTTCGTCTGGGCAACCAAGTACGCCCTGAAGCACAAGGGCTTCGATCTCGACGTTGTCCCCGGCGGCTTCACCGACATTCTCGAACGCACCGGCGGCAAGACTGAACGGCTGCCCGCGATCGTCGACGACGGCGAATTCATTCTCGATAGCTGGGGCATCGTCGAATACCTCGACGAAAAATACCCTGATCGCCCCGCGTTGATCCCGCACGAAAGCGTTGCCGCCACAGTCAAAGCGCTGGACCACTGGTTCTGGAATGTCGCTGTCGGCCCGTGGATGTTCTGCTTCTGCCAGGATTACCGCGATTTGTCGCTGCCTCAGGACCACGAATACGTCACCCACAGCCGCGAAAAGATGCTCGGCCGCAAGCTCGAAGAGGTTCAGGCCGGACGCGAAGACCGCCTGCCCGCGATCTCCGCCGCGCTCGAACCCCTGCGCGCCGCGCTCGCCCAGCATCAGTGGTTCGGCGGATCGGCTCCGAACTATGCCGATTACCGCATCATGGGTGGCATCCTGTTCACCGCCTCGGTGTGCAAGACCCCGGTCCTCGCCAACGACGATCCCTTGCGCGGCTGGATCGAGCGCTGCCTCGACCTGTTCGGCGGCCTTGGCCGTCACCCCGGCCTGTTTCCGCTGTTCGGGCTGGAACAGCGCGAAGGCGATCCCGACCTGTTCAACCGCGCGGCGGGCCAGGGCGGCATCTACAAGCGCAACACCGGCCCCGATTCGACCCGTGCCGAAACGCAGCGCATCACCGAAGGCATGAACGCCTGA
- a CDS encoding IclR family transcriptional regulator — MNAPAAANPVKSAMRTLDVIEYVVAHRKGAVAQEIAAALAIPVSSLSYLLATLAERGYLLREGRRYLPGPGLERLRAPQSSLTLEDRVTPLVRALKSELNETSSFMIRRDWQVEALVTEASDQALRYAVDPGTRRPLHALAAGKVLLAAMADDELAAYFAQAPRERLTPTTRVDEADLRSDIERIRRDGLSIAREEATPGICGIAAPVVIGGVCVGAISVAVPTVRFDAALEARTHALLLRTVVALQGE; from the coding sequence ATGAACGCACCCGCCGCTGCCAACCCGGTCAAGTCCGCCATGCGGACGCTTGATGTGATCGAATATGTCGTTGCACACCGCAAAGGCGCGGTGGCGCAAGAGATTGCAGCAGCGCTGGCAATTCCCGTCAGCAGCCTGTCCTACCTTCTCGCTACATTGGCCGAGCGTGGCTATCTTTTGCGCGAAGGGCGGCGTTATCTTCCTGGGCCAGGGCTTGAACGTCTGCGCGCGCCGCAATCGTCGCTGACATTGGAAGACAGGGTCACCCCGCTGGTGCGAGCGCTCAAGTCCGAATTGAACGAGACGTCGTCCTTCATGATCCGGCGTGACTGGCAAGTGGAAGCGCTGGTGACCGAGGCCAGCGATCAGGCGCTGCGCTACGCGGTCGATCCGGGGACGCGCCGCCCTCTGCATGCCCTGGCGGCGGGCAAGGTCTTGCTGGCGGCCATGGCGGACGACGAACTGGCGGCGTATTTTGCGCAAGCACCGCGTGAGCGGCTGACGCCGACGACACGCGTGGACGAGGCCGATCTGCGTTCAGACATCGAACGTATCCGGCGCGATGGGCTGAGCATCGCGCGCGAAGAAGCGACGCCGGGAATCTGCGGGATAGCCGCGCCGGTGGTTATCGGCGGAGTCTGCGTCGGCGCGATCAGTGTGGCGGTGCCGACCGTACGGTTCGACGCCGCTCTTGAAGCACGGACTCACGCGCTGCTATTGCGCACAGTTGTCGCACTGCAAGGCGAATAG
- a CDS encoding nuclear transport factor 2 family protein has protein sequence MNDDDRRAAEHDCTRLIALYANLNDEARWDELAALYVEGGVMVRPTAPDAPIIGRDAILAAFHARPPRTTRHICSNVVIDVEGPATARGTSAMVLFTGEGVPLVGSFHDRFCLTLHGWRFAERRGSLLFR, from the coding sequence GTGAATGACGACGATCGCCGCGCCGCCGAGCACGATTGCACAAGGCTGATCGCACTCTATGCCAACCTCAATGATGAGGCGCGGTGGGACGAACTGGCAGCGCTTTACGTGGAAGGCGGCGTCATGGTCCGCCCGACCGCGCCAGATGCCCCGATCATCGGGCGCGATGCCATCCTTGCCGCGTTCCACGCGCGCCCGCCACGCACCACGCGCCACATCTGTTCAAACGTGGTGATCGACGTTGAAGGCCCGGCCACGGCGCGCGGGACCAGCGCCATGGTGCTGTTCACGGGGGAGGGCGTACCGCTGGTCGGCTCGTTCCACGATCGCTTCTGCCTTACACTCCATGGCTGGCGCTTTGCCGAACGGCGCGGTAGCCTGCTGTTCCGATGA
- a CDS encoding DUF6454 family protein gives MIRKAMLAGLTTVFLVVSSLSVAAVPNPFSGTIENAQLLGSLQLDGELFHVQGLEIKEDTIWVTSVDNDNHRGYIHEFDRLTGKLRRRLELTDGARYHPGGISFSQGSIWVPVAEMRPDSTAVLVEIDAASLKVRRKIHVADHLGCVAAMAGKLVAGNWDSKLFYVFDLASDTPERIVPNPTQTHYQDMKFVDGHLVAGGNLTWLSGAVDWIEWPSMKLKRTLQAGAVGPVRPFGRGGPYTGEGMAIDGRDLFVVPEDGPSRMFHFKLTS, from the coding sequence ATGATCCGCAAGGCAATGCTTGCCGGTTTGACTACGGTTTTCCTTGTTGTTTCGAGCCTGTCAGTCGCTGCCGTTCCAAATCCGTTTTCGGGTACAATCGAAAATGCGCAGCTTCTGGGTTCGCTACAACTCGACGGTGAATTGTTTCACGTTCAGGGCCTTGAAATCAAGGAAGACACCATCTGGGTGACGTCAGTCGATAACGACAATCACCGGGGTTATATTCACGAATTTGACCGGCTGACCGGCAAGCTGCGCCGTCGCTTGGAACTCACCGATGGCGCGCGCTACCATCCGGGCGGCATTTCGTTTTCTCAAGGATCGATCTGGGTTCCGGTGGCAGAGATGAGGCCGGACAGCACGGCTGTACTTGTCGAAATCGACGCGGCCAGCCTGAAGGTGCGACGCAAGATTCACGTCGCCGATCACCTGGGCTGCGTGGCGGCCATGGCGGGGAAGCTTGTGGCGGGGAACTGGGACAGCAAGCTGTTCTATGTGTTCGACCTTGCCAGCGACACGCCTGAACGAATCGTGCCCAACCCCACACAGACGCATTATCAGGACATGAAATTCGTCGACGGTCATCTGGTCGCGGGTGGAAACCTCACCTGGCTCAGCGGCGCGGTCGACTGGATCGAATGGCCATCGATGAAGCTCAAGCGCACGTTGCAGGCTGGAGCCGTGGGTCCGGTCAGGCCGTTTGGCCGGGGCGGGCCTTACACTGGGGAAGGCATGGCCATCGATGGCCGCGATCTGTTTGTCGTGCCGGAAGATGGCCCCAGCCGGATGTTCCACTTCAAACTGACGAGTTAG